A genome region from Glycine max cultivar Williams 82 chromosome 5, Glycine_max_v4.0, whole genome shotgun sequence includes the following:
- the LOC100794295 gene encoding glucan endo-1,3-beta-glucosidase 13, which yields MPTGFTLISAASLFLLLLDCCSGSFVGVCYGRSADDLPTPDKVAQLVQLHKIKYVRIYDSNLQVLKAFANTGIELMIGVPNSDLLSLSQFQSNADSWLKNSVLPYYPATKITYITVGAEVTESPNNASSFVVPAMTNVLTALKKLGLHKKIKVSSTHSLGVLSRSFPPSAGAFNSSHAHFLKPMLEFLAENQSPFMIDIYPYYAYRDSRSKVSLDYALFEASSEVIDPNTGLLYTNMFDAQIDAIYFALMALNFRTIKVMVTETGWPSKGSPKEIAATPDNAQTYNTNLIRHVINNTGTPAKPGEELDVYIFSLFNENRKPGMESERNWGLFYPDQTSVYSLDFTGRGAVDMTTEANITRSNGTTWCIASSKASQIDLQNAIDWACGPGNVDCTAIQPSQPCFEPDNLASHASFAFNSYYQQNGASDVACSFGGTGVTVDKDPSYDNCIYTRVGSNKTVTSNTTAISSTSSSSQNGNSSSIFTFLLVTCLFALMHIQRH from the exons ATGCCCACTGGCTTCACTCTCATCTCCGCGGCTTCACTTTTCCTTTTGCTTCTTG ATTGTTGCTCTGGGAGTTTTGTTGGGGTCTGCTATGGAAGAAGTGCTGATGACCTCCCTACACCGGACAAGGTGGCACAGTTGGTTCAACttcataaaatcaaatatgtCAGGATTTATGATTCTAATTTACAGGTTCTGAAGGCCTTTGCAAACACTGGAATTGAGCTTATGATTGGGGTTCCAAATTCAGATTTGCTGTCATTGTCTCAGTTCCAATCTAATGCAGACTCTTGGCTGAAAAACAGCGTCCTTCCTTACTATCCGGCTACAAAGATCACATACATAACTGTCGGCGCCGAAGTCACTGAGAGTCCTAATAATGCATCTTCATTTGTAGTGCCTGCCATGACCAATGTGCTTACAGCACTCAAGAAACTTGGGCTGCACAAAAAGATTAAAGTTTCCAGCACCCATTCCCTTGGGGTTTTGTCCCGATCCTTCCCGCCTTCTGCTGGGGCTTTCAATAGCAGCCATGCACATTTCCTGAAGCCAATGCTAGAATTTCTTGCTGAAAATCAGTCACCTTTTATGATTGATATATATCCTTATTATGCTTACCGTGATTCCCGGAGTAAAGTGTCTTTAGACTATGCCCTTTTTGAGGCATCCTCTGAAGTCATTGATCCAAACACTGGTTTGCTTTACACAAACATGTTTGATGCCCAGATTGATGCTATTTACTTTGCACTGATGGCCTTAAACTTCAGAACAATTAAGGTCATGGTCACTGAGACGGGTTGGCCTTCCAAAGGGTCTCCTAAGGAGATAGCTGCAACGCCTGATAATGCTCAAACATATAATACTAATCTGATAAGGCACGTTATCAACAACACTGGTACTCCTGCAAAACCTGGAGAGGAGCTAGATGTTTATATTTTCTCATTGTTCAATGAAAATAGGAAGCCTGGAATGGAATCTGAGAGGAACTGGGGATTATTTTATCCTGACCAGACAAGTGTGTATAGCCTAGATTTCACTGGACGCGGTGCGGTTGATATGACCACTGAGGCAAATATAACCAGGTCAAATGGAACCACATGGTGCATTGCTTCAAGTAAGGCCTCACAAATTGACTTGCAGAATGCCATAGATTGGGCCTGTGGTCCTGGCAATGTGGACTGTACAGCTATCCAGCCTAGCCAGCCTTGTTTTGAGCCAGATAaccttgcttcacatgcatctTTTGCGTTTAATAGCTATTACCAGCAAAATGGGGCTTCTGATGTTGCGTGCAGTTTTGGAGGAACAGGTGTAACAGTTGATAAGGATCCAA GCTATGACAACTGCATCTACACGAGAGTTGG AAGTAATAAAACAGTGACAAGCAATACAACAGCAATTTCTTCCACTTCATCCTCTTCACAGAATGGAAATTCTTCGtcaatttttacttttcttcttGTAACTTGTCTCTTTGCTCTAATGCATATTCAACGACACTGA